The Acidobacteriaceae bacterium nucleotide sequence TGGGACTTAGCTTCCGCCTCACAATTCAGAAAAGACTGCGAGACACCATGGTCACTGTGGTTGCGCGTCCGGTAATGAAGCGTGCTGATGATATTTTCTTCACCAGCCTGTCCGTCCTCATGCTGCTCATCGTAGTCGTTGGCTTTGCGCCGAGCTACTTCCTCAAAGGCGCAGTCTTTGCTCATCTTCCGAGCCTGCTGGTTCATCTGCATGGCGCGGTGTTTTCGGCGTGGATCATCCTGCTCCCGATCCAGTCATGGCTTGTTGCAGCGAACAACATCCGGCTCCATCGAAAGCTTGGCGTGCTGGGTGCGGTGATCGCCGGACTAATGGTTGTATTTGGCGTGATGGCTCCGTTTGGTACATTGCGCCGCGGTGCAACGGTACCGCCGTTCTTCACACCAGCGTCGTTTCTTATCGACAACGTCATCGGCATGATTCTCTTCGGCGCGTTTGTGGCCGTGGCGATCTGGCAGCGCAATAACCGCAAAGTTCACAAGCGGCTCATCCTCATCGCAAGCACAATGCTGATGCCTCCGCCACTTTCCCGCATTGTGTTCATGCAGCATCACTCTGCACTGATCGGGCTGATTCCACTGGGGATGATTGTCGCGATCTTTGTCTTCGACCTTTTCACGTGGAGGCGTCCGCTGCTCGTAACCATGATCGGCGGATTGATCTTCGTGGGCTCGCAGCCAGTGATGGACGTAGCGACGCGAAGCTCTTTTGGGCAAAGGTTGACCGTGTGGGCGCAGCATCATCCTTGATGGCGCACGTTGCCAGAAACGAGAAAGGCCCGGTATCGCGAGTGCGACGACCGGGCCTTTTCTCTTTGGCTGCGTGAACGTTATCGCCGCTTGGCGACCCACTCGACTGCGCCGCGCACCATGTCTTCGTGTCCGAACGACTGCTCAGGGTGAGGCGAGATGACGAAGACACGACCATCGCCGAACGTGCCGCTTGCCAGGGCCGTGGTGCCGATCATCACGCCGTGCGGAGCGCCCTTCAGAGCGACTTCGCTATCGAACGTTGCGACAGTGGTGTACGGCGGCAGGCTCTTGTCATCGTACGGAGCCAGCAACGGGCCCTGGTGATACATCACGATGGGCTTGTCGTTCTTCTCGCCAATCTGCTGCTTGCCTTCCTTCGTGAAGCCGAGTTCGACATCACCACGGCCACGCGCCCAATGCTCGCGGTCCACGACCTGAGCGTTCAGAATCTTCAGCTGGTAGTCCTTATCTGCTGCAGCGAGGTACGCTCCGGCGCAGATGCCGAGGTAACCGCCGCCACCACGCACAAACTTGCGAATTTCTTCGCGACCTGCGGGTTCGAGCTGCGCAGCCTGCGCCTTCGAACCACCACCGCCCTGCACGATAACGTCGAAGTCCTTCAGCGCGCCGGCGCGGATCTGCTCAGCCGTTACGTTGGTCAACTGATAATGCTCAGGATCGCTGCCGAAGACGCGCTCAAAGTCGCGCGGGGTGCGCGGGCTTCCCTTGTCGTCATACACCGCGATGCGAATCGGCACAGGCTTCTTCGCAGGAACGTCCTGCGCTACGGCTCCGCCCACACAGACACACATCAATACCGCCGCTACCAACAGCTTCTTCAAAGACATCTCTCCCTGCTTGAAAATCTGCTCTTACGCTACGCTGTTTTGCAGCCCATGTCGGCATCGAAAATGTTTATAACTATCGCAAATTCGATTGACGTTTCTTATGCTTAAGACATGAGCACGAACAATACTCGCAGCGTCTTCGAAGCTACCGCCGCCACCTATGATCACGACCGGATGAAGCTGATCCCGGGCTATGAGCGTTTTTATGCCGCCGCGCTGGCGCTGGTTCCTGGCGAGGCGCTCACGATTGTCGATCTCGGCGCAGGCTCCGGGCTCTTCTCCGCCATGCTGTACGCGGCGTTCCCGAACGCAGAGCTTTACCTCGTGGATTTTTCGACGAACATGCTGGAACTGGCGAAGAAGCGGCTGGGTGAGTCGCCGCGTGTGCACTATGTGCTCGCGGATTACAGCACCGAGGCCCTGCCCACGGATGCGGACGCTATTGTTTCGGCTCTCTCCATCCATCATCTGGAGGACGACGCAAAGCAGGCGTTGCTGCCTCGTATTCTCGCGGCGCTGCGCCCTGGGGGAGTTTTTGTGAACGCCGACCACATCGCCGGGCCCACGCCTGAGGCTGAAGAGATCTATCAGCAGCGGTGGCTAGCCGCGATTCGCGAGGACGGGGCGACCGAGCAGCAGATCAGCGACTCGCTCTTCCGCCAACAGGAGGACCGACGTTCGCCGGTGGCTGAGCAGCTTGGCTGGATCGCGGCAGCGGGCTTTGCGGACGTCGATTGCTGGCATAAGGACAACTCGTTTGCGGTAATGACCGGAATTCGCCCCTAACGGCCAGATTCTTTAGGGCCAGATTGAGGTCAGGAAATGCCCTCTGGCCCAAAGAATCCTCATAGCGGCGAAAGCGTCTTATCCTTATAAGCAGAGCAGAGAGGACGCCCACCGCATGAAACTGACACGCTATACCCGCTTCAATGGTGACCTGTCCACGAGCTTCGACCTCGAGGACCTCATGCAGTCGCTCTCCGACTTCCTGCTCGACTCCGGTTTTCAGGACCCGTTTTCTCCGTTTGCCAATGATGGCGAACAGACGATGGAGAACCTGCGGGATGCGATCAAGCAACAGTTGGACTCCGGCGAGCTGCTCGACGAAGACTCCCAGGACCAGTACGACCAGTTGCCGGACGAAGGCAAGGACGAACTCGTCGACAAGATTATTCAGCGCATGAAGGATGAGGCGTACCTCTCCGCTGAAGACCCCAGCGATGCGCAAGGCAAGGGCGAAACCGGTGAGGGTGAATCCTCAAAGTTCGAAGTGACGGACAAGGGGATGGACTTCCTCGGCTATAAGGCACTGCGAGAGTTGCTGGGCCCGCTGGGCAAAGCTTCGGCTGGACGCCACTCCACGCTTTACGAGGCTGCCGGTGTGGAGACCAACGGTTCGTCCAAGCCGTATGACTTTGGCGACTCGTTGAACCTCGACATTACGTCGACGCTGAACAGCGTGTTTGCGCGCGAAGGGATGCCCGCAGACGGCAAGCTGAACCTGGAGTACAGCGATCTCCACGTCCACCAGTCGGACTTCTACTCAAGCTGTGCGACGGTTGTGCTGCTGGACTGCTCGCACTCGATGATTCTGTACGGCGAAGACCGCTTTACGCCTGCCAAGCGCGTGGCGATGGCTCTGTCACACCTGATTCGCACGCAATATCCAGGCGACTCGATTGACCTGGTGCTCTTCCATGACTCGGCTGAGCATATTCCGATTCAGGAGCTTCCGCGCGTGAAGGTGGGGCCACACTACACAAACACCCGCGAGGGTCTGCGTGTGGCGCAGCGAATTCTGAAGCGCTCGTCGAAGGACATGAAGCAGATTGTGATGATTACCGACGGCAAGCCGTCGGCGCTGACGCTCGATGATGGTCGCATCTACAAGAATGCATTTGGGTTGGACCCGATCGTGATCGCCGAGACGCTTGAAGAAGTGAACCGCTGCAAACGGGCAAACATCATGATCAACACGTTCATGCTGACGGATGATTATCCGCTGGTGCAGTTCGTGCGGCAGGTTTCGGCGATGTGCAAGGGCAAAGCCTACTTCACGACTCCACAGACGCTGGGCAATTACCTGCTGATGGATTTCATGAGCCGCCGAGCGAAGCATATCAACTAGTCCGCCAGCCACGTTGGAACAGATATTGGAAGCACGATCAAAGTAAATCCAGCTTCATCGTAAAGCGATATTTATTTCCTTGCTAATCATGTACTTGAGCGTCATTCCTTGCATCAATATCAGGTAGCATAAGCGTTTCAACCAGTCTTTATTGCTGTTACTGTGGCGCGCGGTGTCTTCATGCAGGGGCTGCACGTATTGCTTCTGAAGCCATCCGCACAAATTCCCGGAGGCTCTTGATGTATCTCTCTGCAACACGCACTTTACGCTCTCTCTCCGCTCTTGGCTTATGTTCGCTCGCCGTCGCTTTGACGGGCTGTGGCATGGGCATGTCCTCGGTGGCAACTCCTAACTCCCTGAGCAACCTGGGTGGCATTGTGCATGGCGGACCGCAAGGCGACGCAGGCGCTACAGTAACCCTCTACGCAACGACCACGGCTGCTTACGCAACCGGCGGTACAGTGCTGGCAACGACGACGACCGACCAGTTCGGCTTCTTCAATTTCGGATCTTCAGCCGCGGTTTGCCCCACAGGCCAGCAGGCGTACATTACCGTACAGGGCGGCAACCCTGGTTTAGCCCAGTCCGCGTCGAACCCCAATATTCTTTTGATGGCCGCGCTGGGAGACTGCTCGGGTATCTCCACGAGCACCAGCATTTACATCAATGAGTTGACCACCGTGGCAGCCGGCTATGCTCTCAGCAACTTCATGAGCATTGGCAGCGATGGCACGGTTTACGTCTCGGCTCCGTCGACCAACAATGCGGCAACAGGCAACTGCACCGTGAACTCGACCACAGGTGAGTCCACCTGCACGGCAGCCGGTTTGCGCCACGCCTTCCTGAACGCGCTGAATCTGGTGAACGCGGTTTCGGCGGACGGCTCCAGCACACCCACGGGCACCGCGTACACCACTGTTCCCGGCAATACCTCGTCCACGGTTCCGACGCTGCTGATCAATACGCTGGGCAATGTTCTGATGTCCTGCGTAAACTCTGCTGGTGGCACGGCAGGCGACACGTCACCCTGCGGTCTTCTGTTTACGGCAACGACGCCTCCCTCCACCTCGACGACAGCACCGGTAACGCCGAGCAACACTCTTCAGGCTGTTCTCAACCTGGCGAAGTACCCGACGCTGACGCCCGCAAACGTATCTGCGGTTTTCGATCGCCAGAGCGGTTTCGTGTTCTACACGCCGAACCTGGCAGCAGCGCCGTCTGACTACTCGCTCGCAATTGCGTATGCAGGTCCGGTCAGCGGAACGAACTACCAGTACGGCTTCTACACCGTGACGGACATCAACGACACAACGTACACCATCACCCAGGCAGCAAGCAGCGGAGCTGGTCACACGCATGTGGACGCGATGAGCCCCTACGGTGGCGCCAGCTATGAGGGCGCAGTGATTTCAGCCGCTGCCTGTGCTGCGGCTTCTCCCTGCGAAGCAGGTGTGGACACTGTGGGCAATATCTGGCTGGCAAACACCTCCGGCTCCAACAGCAATGTGTATCAGATCAACGCTGCAGATGGTTCCGTTGTAAGCACCATTCCGCTGTCGACCGCAGCAAACTCGGCAGCCGTGGACAAGTACAACAATGTCTATGCAACGTCTGCACTGGTAACCGGCAGCAACGTCTTCGAAAAGTCGCCCACGGGTACTACCTTTACCGCGGTGGCTTCGGAAACGCAAGCTACGCCGGAGTACATTACCGTTGCCGCAGACGGCAGCGTCTGGAACTCCAACTACAACACCTCCAATGTGCAGGCTTCTTACCTTCAGAACACCTCCACATCGTCAACCCCGGCCCTGTCTGCACCTGTTCTGGCAACGGGCGGCGCAACCAGTTCGGCTTACGGCATCTCCTTTGATGCCTCGGGCAATGCTTGGCTCAATGGCTTGACCACTCTGTACACCATTGCTCCCAGTGCGACCTCGGCTTCGGCCACCTACACCATCAGCGGCCCCGGCGGTGCGGGATCTGGCGTAACCAAGACCTCGACCGGTTCTCGCTTCCATGCCCAGGATGGAGATGGCGATATCTTCCTCCCGGACAACGGCCAGAACGTTGTTTACCAGTACTTCCCGGGAACCCATAACTTCGTCTACATGGTTCCCTGCACTGGCAACTCGGGTACGGCCTGCATCACGACCGGTCAGCGCGTGGCAGCATCGCGCAACGCTGAAGTCGACGCAACCGGCAGCCTGTGGATCTCCAATCCCAGCGCTACTCTCGCAAATGGCAACATCGTTCAAATCATCGGCACCGCTGCTCCTGCCTGGGGACAGCGTTCCTACCAGAAGATTGGTTCGCGTCCGTAAGCGAATCTCTCCGACCAACACAAAACGCCCTGCTTCGGCAGGGCGTTTTGCTTTTGCAGAACTCGTATCTCTGCTCGCACTGCCTTATGAGCGCTCCCGCCACAGCCGATACATGCACCATGCGGCGAGAGTGCAGTTGTCCATCACACGGCCGTCGAGCATCATCGCTTCAAAGTCACTCACAGCGACGCGGTGTACGGTCATGTCGAACTCTTCTACATCGCGGTCAGTATCGCCAGCGACGAGCCCCTCCGCGAGATAGACCGAGTGCAGTTGTCGCATCGCACCGTAGGCGATCCAGTTGTCGCCAAGGTGCGTCATCGTCTCGGCCGACATGCCAGTCTCTTCGCGAAGCTCTCCGCGCGCTAGTTCTTCGGGCACGATATCGTCGCTCTCCCAACCGCCCTGGGGCAGTTCATAGAACGACTCGCCCACGGTGTAGCGGTACTGCCGCACAAGCCAGACAAAATTGCCTGCATCGGTGTGCTCGATCGGCACAACGATGCAGGCGTGGTGTTTGTCCATCACTCCATAGATTCCGCGCGTTCCATCTGGCCGTTCGATGATGTCTTCGCGCATCGAACACCATGCGTTGCGATAGACCTCGCGGCTACTGATCGTCTTGATCATCTGCACCTCCTGCGAGGACAGTATCTCAAGCCGGGCGCGGTTCGACCTCACGATTCTCCACATCTTCCGCAGAGGACTCGAGCACGATCAGTGTCATCGGCGGCAGTGTCAGGCTATTGCTCTTCGGGGCAAGCTCGGCTCGTGACGACAGGCAGAGTTGCTCGCCTTTGAGAAGGTCGATCGACCACTCCGTTGTGCCAAGGTTCGCCATGATGCGTACAGCATCACGCTGCATCGTGAGGAGCCTGCGAGCATCGTCAGAAGAAACGCGCAGGTGGTGCATGTTGCCATCGTTCAGGCAGACCGAGTTCCGACGCATCCTGATCAGCGACTTCACCCAGGACAACATCTCTGCGTGCTTGTCCTTATCGATCTCGCTCCAGATCAGCTTGGAGTCGTTGAAGGTCTTCATGTCCTCAGGGTTGGGAACATCGTCGCCGAAGCCAAAGGCTGCAAAGTCATTCTTGCGGCCTTCGGAGACGGCGCGGCGCATATCCTCATCATCATGGTCTGCGAAGTAGAGGAAGGGTGAGCTTGCAGCCCACTCCTGCCCCATGAAGAGCATGGGGACATACGGAGCCATGAGCGTAATACCGACGGCAACCTTGGCTGCGTCCATGCCGCAGAGGTGCTCAATTCGCTCGCCGAAAGCGCGATTGCCGATCTGGTCGTGGTTCTGGTCGAAGTGAACAAAGTGATGCGCGCTGAGTGCTTCAACAGGCCGACCGTGCCGACGCATTCGATAGCCGGAGTATTGGCCATCGTAGACGAACGCGTGCTTCAGTGCCTTGTGAAGATCGGCCATCGAGCCGAAGTCCGCGTAGTAGCCCGCTTCCTTGGGGTTGGTATACAGCAGCGTGAAGAGCGAGTGATGGAAGTCATCACTCCACTGCGAATCCATGCCGTAACCCTGTGCTTCCCTGGGGCGAACGACGCGCGGATCGTTGAGATCGCTTTCGGCGATGAGATAAAACTCGCGGCCGAGCGTGGCCCCCAGGCGCTCGACTTCGACAGAAAGCTGCTCCATGAAGTGAACGGCAGAAAGATCAATGAACGCGTGTACGGCGTCGAAACGCAGGCCGTCGATGTGGTAATCCTTCAGCCACATCAGAGCGTTGTCACAGAAGAAGCGACGCACTTCATCGGAGCCGCCTTCGTCCAAATTGACCGCGTCTCCCCAAGGAGTCTTGTGGCTGTTTGTCAGGTAGGGACCAAACTTGTTGGTGTAGTTCCCTACCGGGCCGAAGTGGTTGTAGACCACATCAAGGATGACGCTCAGCCCCTTAGCGTGGGCCGCATCCACAAAGCGCTTGAGACCATCGGGGCCACCGTAGGCCTCATGTGTGGCGAAGAGAGCGACACCGTCGTATCCCCAGCCGCGATCGCCTGCGAAGCCTGCAACGGGCAAGAGTTCTAGATGCGTAACGCCGAGTTCTGCGAGGTAGTCCAGACGCTGGATAGCGGAGTCGAATGTGCCCTCCTCGCTGAAGGTGCCGACGTGCATCTCGTAGATGATGGCGCCGGACTTAGGAGAGCCGCGCCAGAGCTGATCGTGCCACTCGAACCTGCTGTGGTCGTAGAGCTCCGAGGGGCCGTGAACGCCCTGCGGCTGGCGCAACGAACGCGGGTCAGGGTACGGCGTGGTGTCATCGTCGACGAGGTACGCATAGAGATCGCCGCACTCGCAGTTGGCTTCCAGGTTCCACCAGCCACGCCGATTGGGGCCGGTCATGGGCATCGCTTTCTCGCCCATCTTCAACTGCATCTTCGTTGCTCTGGGAGCCCACACTCCGAACTTATGCATTCACGTTCTCCTTCGGTTGTGCACGCTACGCGCGCGTCAGCAAGGCCAGCGGGAACTCAGCCAGCAAACTCTTCATCGGGACAGCGCCGCCGTTCCACGTTTCGCCCGTGAGACGGTTCAGCCACTTCCCTCCAGGCAATATGAGCGAGCTCTCACCCCAGTCGGCAGCGAGACGCAGAGAGCATCGCGGCATTACGGAGACCACTTGGCCAGCACGGCAGAATGCAAGCACATGCTCTGCCTTCACACCCTTCGCGCGTAAAGGAACATAGTCACCCTGCTCACCGAACCACTCCGGACGCTCGCGGCGCAATGTGAGTGCGTGATGCAGCACCCACAACTTGGGCAAACCCTCGTCCATACGCGCCATCACGTCAGCCGCACTAAGGGAGCTCAATTCTGCTAACAGTTGTGCGCGTTGTTGATAGTCCACCGGGCGACGGTTGTCAGGATCCACCAGCGAAAGGTCCCAAAGCTCGCCGCCCTGGTAAAGATCAGGCACGCCAGGCACAGTACACTTCGCCAGCGTTTGAGCTAGTGAGTTGATGCGGCCGGGCAGGAGAACCACATTCACAAAACTTTCGAGAGAGTGAACGAAGACTTCGTCAGCGAGCAAGGCATCGATGTACTCGGAGACCGATTTCTCGTACTCGACGTTGTTGTTTACCCATGTTGTACGAGCCTTGGCTTCGCGCATCGCCTTCTG carries:
- a CDS encoding VWA domain-containing protein encodes the protein MKLTRYTRFNGDLSTSFDLEDLMQSLSDFLLDSGFQDPFSPFANDGEQTMENLRDAIKQQLDSGELLDEDSQDQYDQLPDEGKDELVDKIIQRMKDEAYLSAEDPSDAQGKGETGEGESSKFEVTDKGMDFLGYKALRELLGPLGKASAGRHSTLYEAAGVETNGSSKPYDFGDSLNLDITSTLNSVFAREGMPADGKLNLEYSDLHVHQSDFYSSCATVVLLDCSHSMILYGEDRFTPAKRVAMALSHLIRTQYPGDSIDLVLFHDSAEHIPIQELPRVKVGPHYTNTREGLRVAQRILKRSSKDMKQIVMITDGKPSALTLDDGRIYKNAFGLDPIVIAETLEEVNRCKRANIMINTFMLTDDYPLVQFVRQVSAMCKGKAYFTTPQTLGNYLLMDFMSRRAKHIN
- the treZ gene encoding malto-oligosyltrehalose trehalohydrolase, producing MHKFGVWAPRATKMQLKMGEKAMPMTGPNRRGWWNLEANCECGDLYAYLVDDDTTPYPDPRSLRQPQGVHGPSELYDHSRFEWHDQLWRGSPKSGAIIYEMHVGTFSEEGTFDSAIQRLDYLAELGVTHLELLPVAGFAGDRGWGYDGVALFATHEAYGGPDGLKRFVDAAHAKGLSVILDVVYNHFGPVGNYTNKFGPYLTNSHKTPWGDAVNLDEGGSDEVRRFFCDNALMWLKDYHIDGLRFDAVHAFIDLSAVHFMEQLSVEVERLGATLGREFYLIAESDLNDPRVVRPREAQGYGMDSQWSDDFHHSLFTLLYTNPKEAGYYADFGSMADLHKALKHAFVYDGQYSGYRMRRHGRPVEALSAHHFVHFDQNHDQIGNRAFGERIEHLCGMDAAKVAVGITLMAPYVPMLFMGQEWAASSPFLYFADHDDEDMRRAVSEGRKNDFAAFGFGDDVPNPEDMKTFNDSKLIWSEIDKDKHAEMLSWVKSLIRMRRNSVCLNDGNMHHLRVSSDDARRLLTMQRDAVRIMANLGTTEWSIDLLKGEQLCLSSRAELAPKSNSLTLPPMTLIVLESSAEDVENREVEPRPA
- a CDS encoding methyltransferase domain-containing protein — translated: MSTNNTRSVFEATAATYDHDRMKLIPGYERFYAAALALVPGEALTIVDLGAGSGLFSAMLYAAFPNAELYLVDFSTNMLELAKKRLGESPRVHYVLADYSTEALPTDADAIVSALSIHHLEDDAKQALLPRILAALRPGGVFVNADHIAGPTPEAEEIYQQRWLAAIREDGATEQQISDSLFRQQEDRRSPVAEQLGWIAAAGFADVDCWHKDNSFAVMTGIRP
- a CDS encoding BPL-N domain-containing protein encodes the protein MSLKKLLVAAVLMCVCVGGAVAQDVPAKKPVPIRIAVYDDKGSPRTPRDFERVFGSDPEHYQLTNVTAEQIRAGALKDFDVIVQGGGGSKAQAAQLEPAGREEIRKFVRGGGGYLGICAGAYLAAADKDYQLKILNAQVVDREHWARGRGDVELGFTKEGKQQIGEKNDKPIVMYHQGPLLAPYDDKSLPPYTTVATFDSEVALKGAPHGVMIGTTALASGTFGDGRVFVISPHPEQSFGHEDMVRGAVEWVAKRR
- a CDS encoding NUDIX hydrolase, which codes for MIKTISSREVYRNAWCSMREDIIERPDGTRGIYGVMDKHHACIVVPIEHTDAGNFVWLVRQYRYTVGESFYELPQGGWESDDIVPEELARGELREETGMSAETMTHLGDNWIAYGAMRQLHSVYLAEGLVAGDTDRDVEEFDMTVHRVAVSDFEAMMLDGRVMDNCTLAAWCMYRLWRERS